One genomic segment of Acidobacteriota bacterium includes these proteins:
- a CDS encoding glycoside hydrolase family 127 protein, with protein sequence MKTNRLGVRWMVAAILATAVTLPAGPPEESEPGKIGYISPEIPEVTFPELKGEWQEGLVPDTLDLAERARLSINALTESADPDAGYEIWWHVLLNRKPPVLVHDFHDLNVQYKFQEALPLLRYVSGSDQNLEVDQAWPENLLRMQGEDGLIYMPFEGRPWAGFHADWLEQKGLKETQLASTVAQGGWLGNLALYYLLSGDEYWKERLEKLVDAVGRLMIYKDDYCYFPLMAVNPDTEVPQDRDVVDPDCTREASGAAAGWIIQGLSQAYLAIGYQPALDLARKLAIYMTRHSGCYDSEGRFRGVPHTHLHTRPISGLLEFAMASRDQDFIEYSKKSYEYARDSSGSATVGFFPSTPGAGAQYSAKTVQQVARYGVEGCTIADMAALAIKLSIAGAGDYWDDADRYLRNQFAEMQLLKGDFVNRLLPEDRYETWNRPEFESSDRTVERNIGSAMSLASPNDFVGHPLTWPDRPDSDHLFLMHCCTGNHARAIWYAWRHLLHHRDGDVKVNLLLNRVSPWADVQSYIPYEGQVDVRVKQPIRLQVRIPDWTETEKTVCRVNEQTRKVGWEGRYAQVGNVAPGDVVTLSFPIQERTVKEKMWGVDFNLVVKGNSVVFIDPPGKYYPFYQRDHYRQDRVRWVKRRQFVAAAPPLDWPY encoded by the coding sequence ATGAAGACGAATCGACTCGGAGTCCGATGGATGGTTGCGGCGATTCTGGCCACAGCGGTCACACTGCCGGCCGGGCCCCCGGAAGAGTCCGAACCGGGGAAGATCGGCTACATCTCGCCGGAGATTCCGGAGGTGACTTTCCCGGAGTTGAAGGGCGAATGGCAGGAGGGGCTGGTTCCGGACACCCTGGACCTGGCGGAGCGGGCCCGGCTGTCCATCAACGCCCTGACCGAGTCGGCGGACCCGGACGCGGGTTACGAGATCTGGTGGCACGTGCTCCTGAACCGGAAGCCGCCCGTCCTGGTGCACGACTTCCATGACCTGAATGTCCAGTACAAGTTCCAGGAGGCGCTTCCGCTGCTCCGCTACGTCAGCGGCAGCGACCAGAACCTGGAAGTGGATCAGGCCTGGCCGGAGAACCTGCTGCGCATGCAGGGGGAGGACGGCCTGATCTACATGCCGTTCGAAGGCCGCCCCTGGGCCGGGTTCCATGCCGACTGGCTGGAGCAGAAGGGACTCAAGGAGACCCAGTTGGCCAGCACCGTCGCTCAAGGGGGATGGCTGGGCAACCTCGCCCTCTATTACCTGCTGAGCGGCGACGAGTACTGGAAGGAACGCTTGGAGAAACTGGTCGACGCCGTGGGCCGGTTGATGATCTACAAGGACGACTACTGCTACTTTCCCTTGATGGCGGTCAACCCGGATACGGAGGTTCCCCAGGACCGGGACGTCGTCGACCCGGACTGCACCCGGGAGGCGAGCGGGGCCGCCGCGGGTTGGATCATTCAGGGCCTCAGCCAGGCCTACCTGGCCATCGGTTACCAGCCGGCCCTGGACCTGGCCCGCAAACTGGCCATCTACATGACGCGCCATTCAGGCTGCTACGACTCGGAAGGGCGCTTCCGGGGCGTCCCCCACACCCACCTGCACACCCGCCCCATCTCCGGCCTGCTGGAATTCGCCATGGCCAGCAGGGACCAGGATTTCATCGAGTACTCGAAAAAGTCCTACGAATACGCCCGGGACTCCAGCGGCAGCGCCACCGTGGGATTCTTCCCCTCCACTCCGGGCGCCGGGGCTCAGTACTCGGCCAAGACGGTTCAGCAGGTGGCCAGATACGGCGTGGAGGGCTGCACGATAGCCGACATGGCGGCGCTGGCCATCAAGCTGAGCATCGCCGGGGCCGGGGACTACTGGGACGACGCCGACCGCTACCTGAGGAATCAGTTCGCCGAGATGCAACTGTTGAAGGGAGATTTCGTCAACCGGCTCCTGCCGGAGGATCGCTACGAGACCTGGAACCGGCCCGAGTTCGAGAGCTCCGACCGGACCGTGGAACGGAACATCGGCTCCGCCATGAGCCTGGCCTCCCCCAACGACTTCGTGGGGCATCCCCTGACCTGGCCGGACCGTCCCGATTCCGATCACCTGTTCCTCATGCATTGCTGCACCGGCAACCACGCCCGCGCCATCTGGTACGCCTGGAGACACCTGCTCCACCACCGGGACGGCGACGTGAAGGTCAATCTGCTCCTCAACCGGGTTTCTCCCTGGGCGGACGTCCAGAGCTATATCCCCTATGAAGGACAGGTGGACGTGAGGGTCAAGCAGCCGATCCGGCTCCAGGTTCGGATTCCCGATTGGACCGAAACGGAGAAGACGGTCTGCAGGGTGAATGAACAGACCCGAAAGGTGGGCTGGGAGGGGCGTTATGCCCAAGTGGGGAACGTGGCGCCGGGGGACGTGGTGACACTCTCCTTTCCCATCCAGGAGCGCACGGTCAAGGAAAAAATGTGGGGAGTCGATTTCAACCTGGTCGTGAAAGGCAACAGCGTCGTCTTCATCGATCCTCCCGGAAAATATTATCCCTTTTACCAGCGGGACCATTACCGGCAGGACCGGGTCCGATGGGTGAAACGCCGTCAATTCGTGGCCGCCGCTCCTCCGCTGGACTGGCCCTATTGA
- a CDS encoding VOC family protein → MKKITRMDHIALMVSDLDRSFHFYHQLLGLEVEEYVEHPTPGNTNIQGVSKMTRFPDVRIREYRLRMPENPGMTLDLIEWITPKSPVGRYPLHHVPSAHICFNVDDIEATHEFLKGEGVEFVSPPVYWEPEEGGWVVLFFYDPDGNLLELNQPQPHHQKA, encoded by the coding sequence ATGAAAAAGATCACGAGGATGGACCATATCGCCTTGATGGTGAGCGATCTGGACCGGTCGTTCCATTTCTACCACCAATTGCTGGGTCTGGAGGTGGAGGAATACGTCGAGCACCCCACGCCGGGGAACACGAACATCCAGGGCGTCTCCAAGATGACCCGGTTCCCCGACGTGAGGATCCGGGAGTATCGCTTGAGGATGCCCGAGAACCCGGGCATGACCCTCGATCTGATCGAGTGGATCACCCCCAAGAGCCCGGTGGGGCGGTACCCGTTGCACCACGTCCCTTCGGCGCATATCTGCTTCAACGTGGATGACATCGAGGCGACGCACGAGTTTCTGAAGGGAGAAGGCGTCGAGTTCGTCTCTCCGCCCGTGTACTGGGAGCCGGAGGAAGGAGGATGGGTGGTCCTCTTCTTCTACGATCCGGACGGGAACCTCCTGGAGTTGAATCAGCCGCAGCCACACCACCAGAAAGCCTGA
- a CDS encoding SDR family NAD(P)-dependent oxidoreductase, with the protein MGRLADKVAIVTGAGQGLGESVALRFAAEGARVAVVDVNPQTAAETVEKIGEAGGEAITIVADCSDEQDTERMAETTLEQFGRIDVLVNNAATFGRVAPVYEIDAEVWDRIMRVNLRGPFLCSKAVIPQMKRQGAGSIVCVSSVSGVQGNENQADYNTSKHGLIGLTRCIAQDCGLDGIRANAVCPTGMNTPMMANTPAENVAPYAGQTLMSRFAEPSEVANAILFLASDEASYITGAVLMVDAGMTAIQPSGRQMEVGQARFLARSANR; encoded by the coding sequence ATGGGGCGTTTGGCGGACAAGGTGGCCATCGTTACAGGGGCCGGTCAGGGCTTGGGAGAATCCGTGGCGTTGCGGTTCGCGGCGGAAGGCGCGCGGGTGGCCGTTGTGGACGTGAACCCGCAGACGGCCGCGGAGACGGTGGAGAAAATCGGTGAGGCCGGTGGCGAAGCGATTACGATCGTGGCCGACTGCAGCGACGAGCAGGACACGGAGCGGATGGCGGAGACCACTCTGGAGCAGTTCGGCCGGATCGACGTCCTGGTGAACAACGCCGCCACTTTTGGAAGAGTGGCGCCGGTGTACGAGATCGATGCGGAGGTCTGGGACCGGATCATGCGGGTCAACCTGCGGGGCCCGTTTCTCTGCTCGAAGGCGGTGATTCCCCAGATGAAACGCCAGGGGGCCGGAAGCATCGTCTGTGTCTCCTCGGTGTCGGGCGTTCAGGGGAACGAGAACCAGGCTGACTACAACACCTCCAAGCACGGCCTCATCGGCCTGACCCGCTGCATCGCCCAGGACTGCGGCCTCGACGGCATCCGGGCCAACGCCGTCTGCCCCACCGGCATGAACACGCCCATGATGGCCAACACGCCGGCCGAGAACGTGGCGCCCTATGCGGGCCAGACGCTCATGTCCCGCTTCGCCGAGCCCAGCGAGGTGGCCAACGCGATCCTGTTCCTGGCCAGCGACGAGGCCTCCTACATCACCGGAGCCGTGCTGATGGTGGACGCCGGAATGACGGCGATCCAACCCTCCGGGCGGCAGATGGAAGTGGGGCAGGCCAGGTTTCTGGCGCGGTCTGCGAATCGGTAG
- a CDS encoding type II toxin-antitoxin system VapC family toxin, whose protein sequence is MMVIDTSALVAIMGDEPERRLFNELIDAASNTCISAASLLETRIVLFGRSGDTALLALDAFLLKSGMTVVEVSPQIADIAFDAYRRFGKGTGHPAVLNYGNCFSYALAKFLAAPLLFKGGDFFRTDIVPATG, encoded by the coding sequence ATGATGGTGATCGACACATCGGCGCTCGTCGCCATCATGGGAGACGAACCTGAGAGACGGCTCTTCAACGAGTTAATTGACGCGGCATCCAACACCTGTATCAGCGCAGCGAGTCTGCTCGAGACCCGCATCGTTCTCTTTGGCCGATCGGGCGACACAGCCCTCTTGGCATTGGATGCGTTTCTCCTGAAGTCCGGCATGACAGTCGTCGAGGTATCTCCACAGATTGCCGACATCGCATTCGATGCCTACCGGCGCTTCGGAAAAGGAACGGGCCATCCGGCGGTTTTGAACTATGGGAATTGCTTTTCTTACGCTCTAGCGAAGTTTCTGGCTGCCCCGCTTCTGTTCAAGGGCGGCGATTTTTTCCGAACCGATATTGTGCCGGCTACGGGATAA
- a CDS encoding type II toxin-antitoxin system VapB family antitoxin, whose translation MPLNIKDAETHALAKRIANLTGESLTKTVKHALEARLEQLEILKGTTSRVEELDHIALQCANLPRRDQRSADEIIGYDASGLPT comes from the coding sequence ATGCCCCTGAACATCAAAGATGCTGAAACTCACGCACTGGCGAAACGGATCGCAAATCTGACCGGTGAATCGTTAACAAAGACTGTGAAGCACGCACTCGAAGCAAGGCTGGAGCAATTGGAAATCTTGAAGGGAACAACCTCGCGCGTCGAGGAACTGGACCATATAGCTCTGCAGTGCGCCAATTTGCCGAGACGTGACCAGCGGAGCGCCGACGAGATCATCGGTTACGACGCAAGTGGGCTGCCCACATGA
- a CDS encoding DUF1080 domain-containing protein codes for MNIDRRRFIETVSRSAACAGFVPAFSALGCAPSPDPESTGPESTKSEWKSLFDGVSLNGWHTNPEKIGHGTGGQWAVEEGTITGQQDPPGSGNGGILLTDEKFMDFELSIDIKPDWGVCSGLFLRSNDKGQCIQMMVDYHDNGKMGFLYGEGTFGFNSATFEVNGVLDQDQQLVRLTPIGGRSLEEAGLVSSCTPEEFIEAYKIDDWNTARVLITGTEPHITTWINGLKICEFDGPTTTNQKYVDNRQEIVNRVGQPGSIAVQVHGGKGWPTGAKCRWKNIRIRPA; via the coding sequence ATGAACATTGATCGTCGCCGTTTCATCGAAACCGTTTCCCGGAGCGCCGCGTGCGCCGGTTTCGTTCCGGCATTCTCGGCATTGGGCTGTGCACCGTCCCCCGATCCGGAGTCAACCGGTCCGGAGTCGACCAAATCCGAATGGAAGTCCCTGTTCGACGGAGTCTCCCTGAACGGCTGGCACACCAACCCGGAGAAGATCGGTCACGGCACCGGTGGGCAGTGGGCCGTTGAGGAGGGAACCATCACGGGTCAGCAGGATCCCCCCGGCTCGGGCAACGGCGGCATCCTGCTCACCGACGAGAAGTTCATGGACTTCGAGCTCTCCATCGACATCAAACCGGACTGGGGAGTCTGCTCGGGACTCTTTCTGCGCAGCAACGACAAGGGCCAGTGCATACAAATGATGGTCGACTATCACGACAACGGGAAGATGGGGTTTCTCTACGGCGAAGGGACCTTCGGATTCAACAGCGCCACCTTCGAGGTCAATGGCGTCCTGGACCAGGATCAGCAATTGGTCCGTCTCACGCCCATCGGCGGCCGCTCCCTGGAGGAGGCCGGGCTGGTTTCGTCGTGCACGCCGGAGGAATTCATCGAGGCCTACAAGATCGACGACTGGAATACGGCCCGGGTCCTCATCACCGGAACCGAACCGCACATCACCACTTGGATCAACGGTCTGAAGATCTGCGAGTTCGACGGGCCGACCACGACCAATCAGAAGTATGTCGACAACCGCCAGGAGATCGTGAACCGCGTCGGCCAACCCGGCAGCATCGCGGTCCAGGTCCATGGTGGAAAGGGTTGGCCGACCGGCGCCAAGTGCCGCTGGAAGAACATCCGGATCCGCCCGGCGTAG
- a CDS encoding ABC transporter ATP-binding protein, which produces MSGPLLEGRNITVRFGRGSDAFEAVRDASLSLNPAEIVGVVGESGSGKTTLARALVGLQPTVSGTVLLEGSQVSAPHSREHVPKNERWKVQMVFQDPYSSLNPRMRAWSAVAEALQVWRGLTRKQARTEAFSLLQSIGIDESQARRFPRALSGGQRQRVSIARALAPEPKVLIADEPTSAIDQSAQARLANLLRRLRSRRNLAILFISHDLALVRYLTSRVHVMRRGRIVEAGPTEKVLRKPRHAYTRALLESLPGRGGLGSAGFQPPIRWERRGTESPAS; this is translated from the coding sequence ATGAGCGGACCGCTGCTGGAGGGGCGCAACATCACGGTCCGGTTCGGACGGGGTTCGGACGCGTTCGAGGCCGTCCGAGACGCCAGCCTTTCACTCAATCCGGCCGAGATCGTGGGCGTGGTCGGCGAAAGCGGCAGCGGTAAGACCACCCTTGCCCGGGCACTCGTTGGCCTCCAGCCGACGGTCTCCGGAACGGTGTTGTTGGAAGGCAGTCAGGTCTCGGCGCCCCACTCGCGAGAGCACGTCCCCAAGAACGAGCGCTGGAAGGTCCAGATGGTCTTCCAGGATCCATATTCGTCCCTGAACCCCCGGATGCGGGCGTGGTCGGCGGTGGCGGAAGCTCTCCAGGTGTGGCGGGGACTGACGCGCAAGCAGGCCCGGACGGAAGCCTTCTCGCTGCTTCAATCCATCGGCATCGACGAATCCCAGGCCCGACGATTTCCCAGGGCACTGTCGGGCGGCCAGCGCCAGCGGGTCAGCATCGCCCGGGCCCTGGCGCCCGAACCGAAGGTCCTGATTGCGGACGAGCCCACCTCCGCCATCGATCAGTCGGCGCAAGCCCGTCTCGCCAACCTCCTGCGACGGCTCCGGTCCCGACGGAACCTGGCCATCCTGTTTATTTCCCACGATTTGGCTCTGGTGCGATACCTGACCTCCCGGGTGCACGTGATGCGCCGGGGACGCATTGTGGAGGCGGGACCGACGGAGAAAGTCTTGCGGAAGCCACGACATGCATACACTCGCGCCCTGCTGGAGTCGCTGCCGGGTCGCGGGGGGCTGGGATCGGCAGGTTTCCAGCCACCGATCCGGTGGGAACGCAGGGGGACTGAAAGTCCCGCTTCCTAG
- a CDS encoding ABC transporter ATP-binding protein, with product MNIESPILRVESLRIGVPRGRGDLLSIVDTADFHLRRHQALGIVGESGSGKTMLCRALMGTLRRHGAVVASGRILYRDQDLAGADEKVWRRIRGRRIGYVPQSSLAGLNPVLTVRTQLTEAIHAARDVSNTEADHQALQLLDLVRILRPGQVLEMRSHELSGGMRQRVMIAAALSQEPEILIADEPTTALDVTIQREILSLINRLRERLKMALIFVSHDLAVIEEVCDSVMVMYAGASVENGPLDAVVRHPRHPYTRALLASRVDLAVPGEDLETIPGDPASVGAWPDGCRFWPRCSLADADCREDAQPPLAPAGIQRTACLHHDRMEDGP from the coding sequence GTGAACATTGAATCCCCGATACTGCGAGTGGAGTCCCTGCGCATCGGCGTCCCGCGTGGCCGGGGAGACCTGTTGTCCATCGTGGACACGGCCGATTTCCACCTCCGTCGCCATCAGGCTCTGGGCATCGTCGGTGAGTCGGGCTCGGGCAAGACGATGCTCTGCCGCGCCTTGATGGGGACACTCCGGCGCCACGGAGCCGTAGTGGCTTCCGGCAGGATTCTCTATCGGGACCAGGACTTGGCGGGGGCCGACGAGAAGGTCTGGCGGCGGATCCGCGGCCGGCGCATCGGATACGTCCCGCAGAGTTCCCTGGCCGGACTCAATCCGGTTCTCACGGTCCGTACCCAGTTGACGGAGGCAATCCACGCGGCTCGCGACGTCTCCAACACGGAAGCGGATCATCAGGCGCTCCAGCTTCTGGACCTGGTGCGGATCCTCCGCCCCGGCCAAGTCCTGGAGATGCGTTCTCACGAGCTTTCCGGCGGTATGCGGCAGCGTGTCATGATCGCAGCGGCCCTGTCCCAGGAGCCCGAGATCTTGATCGCCGACGAGCCGACGACGGCGCTGGACGTGACGATCCAACGCGAGATCCTGAGCTTGATCAATCGGCTTCGGGAGCGTCTGAAGATGGCCCTGATCTTCGTCTCCCACGATCTGGCGGTGATCGAGGAGGTGTGCGACAGCGTGATGGTCATGTACGCCGGTGCGTCGGTCGAGAACGGCCCTCTGGACGCGGTGGTCAGGCATCCGCGCCATCCCTATACGCGAGCCTTGCTGGCGTCGCGGGTGGACCTGGCGGTGCCCGGAGAAGATCTGGAGACCATTCCAGGGGATCCGGCGTCTGTCGGCGCTTGGCCCGACGGTTGCCGCTTCTGGCCCCGCTGTTCATTGGCGGACGCCGACTGCCGCGAGGATGCCCAACCGCCTCTGGCGCCTGCCGGAATCCAACGGACGGCGTGTCTTCACCACGACCGCATGGAGGACGGTCCATGA
- a CDS encoding ABC transporter permease, translating to MKQLRRLLPVDLNRSALVGISIVLLVIALSVLVPLLSPHDPVGATGPPLSAPGGEHLFGTDQLGRDVFTRTFAAGRLDLILALIGVSVPLLIGTFLGAVLGTTRNRLVAWLWLMLIDAINAFPFVVLVIAIVAVVGPGVTGLLIGLAAVNWARYARIARSRALILRNADFVEATRVLGYSRLRVLVWHILPNVYSETVAYGLSDFVIVVLTVSSLSFLGAGVNPPTPEWGAMIADGRLYLQTQWWITVFPGLALSLTAIGVALLAHGVSGRYAGES from the coding sequence ATGAAGCAACTACGGCGGCTTCTGCCCGTGGATCTCAATCGTTCCGCCCTGGTCGGGATATCCATCGTCCTGCTGGTGATCGCCCTGAGCGTTCTGGTCCCTCTGCTCAGTCCCCACGATCCCGTCGGCGCCACCGGGCCTCCGTTGTCAGCCCCCGGCGGCGAACACCTCTTCGGCACCGATCAACTGGGAAGAGACGTCTTCACCCGGACCTTCGCCGCGGGCCGACTGGACCTGATCCTGGCGCTCATCGGGGTCTCGGTGCCGCTTCTCATCGGGACCTTCCTGGGAGCCGTTTTAGGGACGACCCGGAACCGTCTCGTGGCCTGGTTGTGGCTGATGCTGATCGACGCCATCAACGCCTTCCCCTTCGTGGTGCTGGTCATCGCCATCGTGGCGGTCGTGGGTCCGGGGGTCACCGGTCTCCTGATCGGGCTCGCGGCGGTGAACTGGGCCCGCTACGCTCGTATAGCGCGTTCCCGGGCCCTGATCCTGAGGAACGCCGACTTCGTGGAGGCGACCCGTGTCCTCGGGTATTCGCGGCTGCGGGTCCTGGTTTGGCACATCCTTCCCAACGTCTACAGCGAGACCGTCGCCTACGGACTGAGCGACTTCGTCATCGTGGTGTTGACCGTGTCGTCGCTCTCGTTTCTGGGGGCGGGAGTCAACCCTCCGACTCCCGAGTGGGGAGCCATGATCGCCGACGGCCGGCTCTACCTGCAGACGCAGTGGTGGATCACCGTCTTTCCCGGCCTGGCGCTCTCCCTGACCGCCATCGGCGTCGCGCTGCTGGCCCACGGAGTGTCCGGCCGGTACGCGGGGGAAAGCTAG
- a CDS encoding ABC transporter permease has translation MSNGAPPDSARTAPPDASGTHLLTRSLRHLARAALAALGVLLVTFTLIHLIPGDPVELLLGDAATAELVAKYREILGLEGSLPRQFARYLASVAQGDLGTSIQTGQSVNSVVARTLPMTAWLIGVTVLMALLMAIPLGVAAALLRGTWFDHAFRVATSVSLATPSFYFGLLLILLFAVRLGWAPVAGYQPGFPGNLRYLWLPALTMSGALVPILARVLQSSIAETMEQEFVETAIVRGLPAPVLVWRYLLRPSLAPTISLLGYILGQLLSATVVVEIVFNLPGMGTALVVEGVLLRDYPVVQGIVLIFALIVVIVSFLSDTVSGWLDPRIRVS, from the coding sequence GTGAGTAACGGAGCGCCTCCCGATTCCGCCCGGACCGCACCCCCTGATGCCAGTGGCACCCACCTCCTCACCAGGAGCCTCCGCCATCTCGCCCGGGCCGCGTTGGCGGCGTTGGGCGTGCTGCTGGTCACCTTCACTCTGATCCATCTCATCCCCGGCGATCCGGTGGAACTCCTGTTGGGGGACGCCGCCACCGCGGAACTGGTTGCCAAGTACCGGGAGATCCTGGGACTCGAGGGGAGTCTTCCTCGACAGTTCGCCAGATACCTGGCGTCGGTGGCGCAGGGCGACCTGGGCACCTCGATTCAGACTGGACAGAGCGTCAACTCGGTCGTCGCCCGGACGCTTCCCATGACCGCCTGGCTGATCGGCGTGACGGTGTTGATGGCCCTCCTGATGGCGATTCCGCTGGGGGTTGCCGCCGCCCTGCTCCGCGGCACCTGGTTCGACCATGCCTTCCGGGTCGCCACCTCCGTCTCACTGGCCACTCCTTCCTTCTACTTCGGGCTGCTTCTCATCCTCCTCTTCGCGGTGCGCCTCGGTTGGGCCCCGGTGGCCGGGTATCAACCCGGGTTCCCGGGCAACCTCCGGTATCTCTGGCTCCCCGCCCTGACCATGAGCGGGGCTCTGGTCCCGATCCTGGCCCGGGTCCTCCAGAGTTCCATCGCCGAGACCATGGAGCAGGAGTTCGTCGAGACGGCCATCGTCCGGGGACTGCCGGCCCCGGTCCTGGTGTGGCGCTACTTGCTGCGGCCTTCGCTGGCCCCCACCATCAGCCTGTTGGGCTACATCCTGGGACAACTTCTGAGCGCCACGGTGGTGGTCGAGATCGTTTTCAATCTTCCGGGGATGGGGACGGCCCTGGTCGTCGAGGGGGTCCTGCTGCGCGACTATCCCGTGGTCCAGGGGATCGTCCTGATATTCGCGCTCATCGTGGTCATAGTCAGCTTCCTGTCCGATACGGTCAGCGGCTGGCTCGATCCGCGGATCCGAGTCTCATGA